A DNA window from Sphingomonas profundi contains the following coding sequences:
- a CDS encoding flagellar motor protein MotB: MSAARAPRWALSFADLCLLLLGFFVILHAQKGDPRRVAQGMRAAFGDGATAAAAARTDYKATALFQPGEAVLTPAAAGWLARLGREAAARRSAVLIVSDGIDPATARLDGWELAAARAAAVGRAVRAGGVSERQLTISIPAMGGDRHAAGQTLRITATPNG; the protein is encoded by the coding sequence ATGAGCGCCGCCCGCGCGCCGCGCTGGGCGCTGAGCTTCGCCGATCTCTGCCTGCTGCTGCTCGGTTTCTTCGTGATCCTGCACGCGCAGAAGGGCGATCCCCGCCGCGTGGCGCAGGGGATGCGCGCCGCGTTCGGCGACGGCGCCACCGCCGCCGCCGCCGCGCGCACCGACTATAAGGCGACCGCGCTGTTCCAGCCGGGCGAGGCGGTGCTGACGCCCGCCGCCGCCGGCTGGCTGGCGCGGCTGGGGCGCGAGGCGGCGGCGCGGCGATCGGCCGTGCTCATCGTGAGCGACGGCATCGATCCGGCGACCGCGCGGCTGGACGGCTGGGAGCTGGCCGCCGCCCGCGCCGCCGCCGTGGGCCGCGCCGTGCGCGCCGGCGGCGTGAGCGAGCGGCAGCTGACCATCTCCATCCCCGCGATGGGCGGCGATCGCCACGCCGCCGGGCAGACCCTCCGCATCACCGCGACGCCGAACGGCTGA
- a CDS encoding motility protein A, producing the protein MDAIGQLAHFIDPVSLAIVGGGSLLAAIARSTRDDVSRAFAALGPMLRADPDADAQAAVRAVNAIEALAQVRGIACADRVETAGRFLKRAAFQLSDAASADAFALWARDELEGRRRRHDAAAGFWRAMADAGPAMGMIGTIVGLIGMFSAMDDAAAIGPAMALAMLTTLYGVILSGAIAGPIAARLERLAEAERAWQTRALDRLERLARAELASPAAIRPPLRPVLQDAA; encoded by the coding sequence ATGGACGCCATCGGCCAGCTCGCGCACTTCATCGATCCCGTGTCGCTGGCGATCGTCGGCGGCGGATCGCTGCTGGCGGCGATCGCGCGATCCACCCGCGACGACGTCTCCCGCGCGTTCGCCGCGCTCGGCCCCATGCTGCGGGCCGATCCCGATGCCGACGCCCAGGCCGCCGTGCGCGCGGTCAACGCGATCGAGGCGCTGGCCCAGGTGCGCGGCATCGCCTGCGCCGACCGGGTCGAGACGGCCGGCCGATTCCTCAAGCGGGCCGCCTTCCAGCTCTCCGACGCCGCCAGCGCCGATGCCTTCGCGCTGTGGGCCAGGGACGAGCTGGAGGGCCGCCGCCGCCGCCACGATGCCGCCGCCGGTTTCTGGCGGGCGATGGCCGATGCCGGGCCGGCGATGGGCATGATCGGCACCATCGTGGGCCTGATCGGCATGTTCTCCGCGATGGACGATGCCGCGGCGATCGGCCCGGCGATGGCGCTGGCGATGCTGACGACGCTGTACGGCGTGATCCTCTCCGGCGCGATCGCCGGGCCGATCGCCGCGCGGCTGGAGCGGCTGGCCGAGGCGGAGCGCGCGTGGCAGACGCGCGCGCTCGACCGGCTGGAGCGGCTCGCCCGCGCCGAGCTGGCGTCGCCGGCCGCCATCCGCCCGCCGCTGCGGCCCGTGCTGCAGGATGCGGCATGA
- the flgB gene encoding flagellar basal body rod protein FlgB — MSGVADQLFGMHGNALALRSQRLALLASNIANAATPGYKARDIDFAKALDAANQGSTVDKAAGDALGYRVPLEPSLDGNTVELSTEQTIFAENAVQYRTTLSFLEGRINTVMQALKGE, encoded by the coding sequence ATGAGCGGCGTGGCGGATCAACTCTTCGGGATGCACGGCAACGCGCTGGCCCTGCGCAGCCAGCGTCTCGCCCTCCTCGCCTCCAACATCGCGAACGCGGCGACGCCCGGCTACAAGGCGCGCGACATCGACTTCGCCAAGGCGCTGGACGCCGCCAACCAGGGCTCGACGGTGGACAAGGCCGCCGGCGACGCGCTCGGCTATCGCGTGCCGCTCGAACCCTCGCTCGACGGCAACACGGTGGAGCTCTCCACCGAGCAGACGATCTTCGCGGAGAATGCGGTGCAGTACCGCACCACCCTCTCCTTCCTCGAAGGTCGCATCAACACCGTCATGCAAGCGCTGAAGGGAGAATAA
- the flgC gene encoding flagellar basal body rod protein FlgC, giving the protein MSGPMSVFDIAGRAMSAQLVRLNTTASNLANAGSVSGTEAGAFRAMKPVFGVVTDQPGVATVKVDRIDTSQVAPTKRHDPAHPLADKDGNVWEASVDSAAEMVEMIETSRQYQNNVQVLQTAKTLTLDTLRLGK; this is encoded by the coding sequence ATGTCCGGCCCCATGTCGGTGTTCGATATCGCCGGCCGCGCCATGTCGGCGCAGCTCGTGCGGCTGAACACCACCGCCTCCAACCTCGCCAATGCCGGCTCCGTCTCGGGCACCGAAGCGGGCGCCTTCCGCGCGATGAAGCCGGTCTTCGGCGTCGTCACCGATCAGCCGGGCGTCGCCACGGTGAAGGTCGATCGCATCGATACCAGCCAGGTCGCCCCCACCAAGCGCCACGATCCGGCGCATCCGCTGGCCGACAAGGACGGCAACGTCTGGGAGGCCAGCGTCGATAGCGCCGCGGAGATGGTCGAGATGATCGAGACATCGCGCCAGTACCAGAACAACGTCCAGGTTCTGCAGACGGCGAAGACGCTCACCCTGGACACGCTGAGGCTCGGCAAATGA
- a CDS encoding flagellar hook assembly protein FlgD, with translation MTVTNNTATLALPGTTTVGTATVKSAKSSTLDQQAFLKLMTTQLKTQDPFAPVDSTQMVAQMAQFSSVAGISEMNTSLKAIASDIAGSRVGDAASWIGRSALVASDTATPLNDGFYAGEVSLPSAAGNVGVSLIDANGNTVKEIALGAQAAGSVPFSWDGKAADGSVAATGPLKVVVTAAGKDGLVRATTSTWAGISAVQSPAGGATRLVTPLGLIAPADAQRLG, from the coding sequence ATGACCGTCACGAACAACACCGCCACGCTCGCGCTGCCGGGCACCACCACAGTCGGCACGGCCACCGTCAAGAGCGCCAAGAGCAGCACGCTCGACCAGCAGGCGTTCCTGAAGCTGATGACCACCCAGCTGAAGACGCAGGATCCGTTCGCCCCCGTCGACAGCACCCAGATGGTGGCGCAGATGGCGCAATTCTCGTCCGTCGCCGGCATCTCGGAGATGAACACCAGCCTCAAGGCGATCGCCAGCGACATCGCCGGATCGCGCGTGGGCGATGCCGCCAGCTGGATCGGCCGCTCGGCGCTGGTCGCCTCCGATACCGCGACGCCGCTGAACGACGGCTTCTACGCCGGAGAGGTCAGCCTGCCGTCGGCCGCCGGCAACGTGGGCGTCAGCCTGATCGACGCCAACGGCAACACGGTGAAGGAGATCGCGCTCGGCGCGCAGGCCGCCGGCAGCGTTCCCTTCTCGTGGGACGGCAAGGCGGCGGACGGCAGCGTCGCCGCCACCGGCCCGCTCAAGGTGGTCGTCACCGCCGCCGGCAAGGATGGCCTGGTCCGCGCCACCACCTCCACGTGGGCCGGCATCTCGGCCGTGCAGTCGCCGGCCGGCGGCGCCACCCGGCTCGTCACCCCCCTCGGCCTCATCGCTCCCGCCGACGCCCAGCGCCTCGGCTGA
- a CDS encoding flagellar hook protein FlgE, with protein sequence MSFYTSLSGLKAAQTDLSVISNNVANVSSTGFKKSRADFGDLVSSSALQSSNVAGQGARLKSINQQFGQGGFTSSERALDLAISGQGFFVTSGAQTGGEISYTRNGAFGVDAERYVTDSRGNYLQVLPVDSSGGVTATGLAATQSLQVPLTSGDAKATTKLDLKIQLPTAADLPANRAVYQSPNSYSFDRYDPNSYNYSQQTTVYDASGAAQPATIYYTRTSAPGDTGTDSTWEARLFIGNTEASASQTNGVGTVPPEPLTLTFGADGVLTAPTGPVSFGGALPSGASAPISLTLDYGAESKQTAGTFNVASLTQDGHEAGQLSNVSVGLDGLVSATYSNGTSQKLGKVVIANFANPAGLRQMGDASWGASGDSGDPIVGEASTGGAGVIQSGALEQANVDITEELVALIAAQRNFQANAKAIETANTLTQTIIQTN encoded by the coding sequence ATGTCCTTCTACACCTCGCTCTCCGGCCTCAAGGCGGCCCAGACCGATCTGTCCGTCATCTCGAACAACGTCGCCAACGTCAGCTCCACCGGCTTCAAGAAGAGCCGCGCGGACTTCGGCGATCTCGTCTCCTCCTCGGCGCTCCAGTCCTCCAACGTGGCGGGCCAGGGTGCGCGGCTGAAATCGATCAACCAGCAGTTCGGCCAGGGCGGCTTCACCTCGTCGGAGCGCGCGCTCGATCTCGCGATCAGCGGCCAGGGCTTCTTCGTGACCAGCGGCGCGCAGACCGGCGGCGAGATCAGCTACACCCGCAACGGCGCCTTCGGCGTGGATGCGGAACGCTACGTCACCGATTCGCGCGGCAACTATCTCCAGGTGCTGCCGGTGGACAGCAGCGGCGGCGTCACCGCCACCGGCCTCGCCGCCACGCAGAGCCTGCAGGTGCCGCTCACCTCGGGCGACGCCAAGGCGACGACCAAGCTCGACCTGAAGATCCAGCTGCCGACCGCGGCCGACCTGCCGGCCAACCGCGCAGTCTATCAGAGCCCGAACAGCTACTCGTTCGATCGCTACGATCCGAACAGCTACAATTACTCGCAGCAGACGACGGTGTACGACGCCAGCGGCGCCGCCCAGCCCGCCACGATCTACTATACCCGCACGTCCGCGCCCGGCGATACCGGCACCGACAGCACGTGGGAGGCCCGCCTGTTCATCGGCAACACCGAGGCGAGCGCCAGCCAGACCAACGGCGTCGGCACCGTGCCGCCGGAGCCGCTGACCCTCACCTTCGGCGCGGACGGCGTGCTGACCGCGCCGACCGGCCCGGTCAGCTTCGGCGGCGCGCTGCCGTCCGGCGCCAGCGCGCCGATCTCGCTCACGCTGGATTACGGCGCCGAGAGCAAGCAGACCGCCGGCACCTTCAACGTCGCCTCGCTGACGCAGGACGGCCATGAGGCGGGCCAGCTCAGCAACGTGTCGGTCGGCCTCGACGGGCTCGTCTCGGCGACCTACTCGAACGGCACCAGCCAGAAGCTCGGCAAGGTCGTGATCGCCAATTTCGCCAACCCCGCCGGCCTGCGCCAGATGGGCGACGCGAGCTGGGGCGCGAGCGGCGACAGCGGCGACCCGATCGTGGGCGAGGCGTCCACCGGCGGCGCCGGCGTGATCCAGTCGGGCGCGCTGGAGCAGGCGAACGTCGACATAACGGAGGAGCTGGTCGCGCTGATCGCGGCGCAGCGCAACTTCCAGGCGAACGCCAAGGCGATCGAGACCGCCAACACCCTCACCCAGACGATCATCCAGACCAACTGA
- the flgF gene encoding flagellar basal-body rod protein FlgF → MDRLIHTALSAMRGAMARQATTANNLANANTAGFRAEMANVRPLWITGEGFGSRAPASEEVTAADMTAGSVTATGRDLDVAIHGDGLLGVQSDDGEEAYTRRGDLSVSDSGLLVTGDGHPVLGDSGPITLPPYDKITIADDGAISIVPQGADPAAEPQLVDRLKIASPAGSRIVKALDGLFRVEGGGTLPSDPSAKVTSGSIEGSNVNTSQALVDMIDASRSWDTQVRLLTTAKDLDSASADLMRLPD, encoded by the coding sequence ATGGACCGGCTGATCCACACCGCCCTCTCCGCCATGCGCGGCGCGATGGCACGGCAGGCGACGACGGCGAACAACCTCGCCAACGCCAACACCGCGGGCTTCCGCGCCGAGATGGCGAACGTGCGGCCGCTGTGGATCACCGGCGAGGGCTTCGGCAGCCGCGCGCCGGCATCCGAGGAAGTCACCGCCGCCGACATGACCGCCGGCAGCGTCACCGCCACCGGCCGCGACCTGGACGTCGCGATCCACGGCGACGGCCTGCTCGGCGTCCAGTCCGACGACGGCGAGGAAGCCTATACCCGGCGCGGCGACCTCTCCGTCTCCGACAGCGGCCTGCTCGTCACCGGCGACGGCCACCCCGTGCTCGGCGACAGCGGGCCGATCACCCTGCCGCCCTATGACAAGATCACGATCGCCGACGATGGCGCCATCTCGATCGTGCCGCAGGGCGCCGATCCCGCCGCCGAGCCCCAGCTCGTCGACCGGCTGAAGATCGCCTCGCCGGCCGGATCGCGCATCGTCAAGGCGCTGGACGGCCTGTTCCGCGTGGAGGGCGGCGGCACCCTGCCGTCCGATCCCTCCGCCAAGGTGACGTCGGGCAGCATCGAGGGCTCGAACGTCAACACCAGCCAGGCGCTGGTCGACATGATCGACGCCAGCCGCTCGTGGGATACGCAGGTGCGCCTGCTGACCACCGCCAAGGATCTCGACAGCGCCTCGGCCGATCTGATGCGCCTGCCGGACTGA
- the flgG gene encoding flagellar basal-body rod protein FlgG has translation MTNAALHVARTGLDAQNERMRVIANNLANVNTTGFKRDRASFETLAYQAMQSPGAPSSGDNKYATGLSLGSGVHIAATERIDTQGTLQTTDNALDLAIEGNGFFQVQMPDGSTGYTRAGNFTLSAEGTVVTSDGKPLIPQIQVPEGATKVTIGADGTVSAVAAGATEATELGKIETARFANPIGLEAIGNNVLKETAASGAPQVGEAGLDGRGSIRQGSLEGSNVNVVEELVDMIETQRAYEVNSKMIKATDEMLQYVNQQM, from the coding sequence ATGACGAACGCCGCCCTCCACGTCGCCCGCACCGGCCTCGATGCGCAGAACGAGCGCATGCGCGTGATCGCGAACAACCTCGCGAACGTGAACACCACCGGCTTCAAGCGCGATCGCGCGAGCTTCGAGACGCTCGCCTATCAGGCGATGCAGTCGCCGGGCGCGCCCTCCAGCGGCGACAACAAATATGCCACCGGCCTGTCGCTCGGCTCGGGCGTCCACATCGCCGCCACCGAGCGGATCGACACGCAGGGCACGCTGCAGACGACCGACAACGCGCTCGATCTCGCGATCGAGGGCAACGGCTTCTTCCAGGTGCAGATGCCGGACGGATCGACCGGCTACACCCGCGCCGGCAACTTCACCCTCTCGGCCGAGGGCACCGTCGTCACGTCGGACGGCAAGCCGCTGATCCCGCAGATCCAGGTGCCGGAAGGCGCCACCAAGGTGACGATCGGCGCGGACGGCACCGTCTCGGCGGTCGCCGCCGGCGCGACCGAGGCGACCGAGCTCGGCAAGATCGAGACGGCGCGCTTCGCCAACCCGATCGGGCTGGAGGCGATCGGCAACAACGTGCTGAAGGAGACCGCCGCCAGCGGCGCGCCGCAGGTGGGCGAGGCCGGCCTCGATGGTCGCGGCAGCATCCGCCAGGGCAGCCTCGAAGGCTCCAACGTCAACGTCGTCGAGGAACTCGTCGACATGATCGAGACGCAGCGCGCCTACGAGGTCAACTCGAAGATGATCAAGGCGACCGACGAGATGCTGCAATATGTCAACCAGCAGATGTGA
- a CDS encoding flagellar basal body L-ring protein FlgH, which yields MAGAVAVSLHAPPAEARRREPKPDFTPAYAEPAQPVIADGAIFHAVNGYAPLTSGQRAASVGDVLTILLVERTQASKSSTASTDRNGNIGIKPPTTGPLSLFDASDAAVGATSTFAGKGAAAQSNNLSGEISVTVQAVYPNGTMLVRGQKLLTLNRGDENIQLSGIVRAADISPDNRVLSTRVADARIAYAGKGDVARASKPGWLSHFFSILSPF from the coding sequence ATGGCCGGCGCCGTGGCCGTCTCGCTCCACGCGCCGCCGGCCGAGGCGCGCCGGCGCGAGCCGAAGCCGGACTTCACGCCGGCCTATGCCGAACCCGCGCAGCCGGTGATCGCCGACGGCGCGATCTTCCACGCGGTCAACGGCTACGCCCCGCTCACCAGCGGCCAGCGCGCCGCCTCGGTCGGCGACGTGCTGACGATCCTGCTGGTCGAGCGCACCCAGGCGAGCAAGAGCAGCACCGCCTCCACCGATCGCAACGGCAATATCGGCATCAAGCCGCCCACCACCGGTCCGCTCTCGCTGTTCGACGCCAGCGACGCGGCCGTCGGCGCCACCAGCACCTTCGCCGGCAAGGGCGCCGCCGCCCAGTCGAACAACCTCTCGGGCGAGATCAGCGTGACGGTGCAGGCGGTCTATCCGAACGGCACGATGCTGGTGCGCGGGCAGAAGCTGCTGACGCTCAACCGCGGCGACGAGAACATCCAGCTCTCCGGCATCGTCCGCGCCGCCGACATCAGCCCGGACAATCGCGTGCTCTCCACCCGCGTCGCCGATGCCCGCATCGCCTATGCCGGCAAGGGCGACGTGGCGCGCGCCTCCAAGCCCGGCTGGCTCAGCCACTTCTTCTCCATCCTCAGCCCGTTCTGA
- a CDS encoding flagellar basal body P-ring protein FlgI → MIRHVALLASVLLGSLFAAPASAERIKDLGTFQGVRSNQLTGYGLVIGLAGTGDDSLDYATLGMKGAVSRFGLNLPAGVNPALKNAAAVMVTADLPAFAKPGQKLDITVSAIGKAKSLRGGTLVMMPLNGADGQIYAMAQGNLAVGGLGIDAADGSKLTVNIPTSGRIPGGATVERAVDAGFASSPTLLFNLAEADLTTVGRVANAINLSVGAGRAHVVDAVSVAITAPAGAENRTLLMAQIENLPVDPADAPARVIVNARTGTVVINGAVRIAPAAVTHGKLTVKVDEKPTIVQPAPFSNGRTAVEPNSNIAVEEERRPMFNFRPGASLADIVKAVNAIGASPADLVAILEALKQAGAMKADLVIL, encoded by the coding sequence ATGATCCGCCACGTCGCCCTGCTCGCCTCCGTCCTGCTCGGATCACTGTTCGCAGCACCCGCCTCGGCCGAGCGGATCAAGGATCTCGGCACGTTCCAGGGCGTGCGCTCCAACCAGCTGACCGGCTACGGCCTCGTCATCGGCCTGGCCGGTACGGGCGACGACAGCCTCGATTACGCCACTCTCGGCATGAAGGGCGCCGTCTCCCGCTTCGGGCTGAACCTGCCGGCCGGCGTCAACCCGGCGCTGAAGAACGCCGCCGCCGTGATGGTGACGGCCGATCTGCCGGCCTTCGCCAAGCCCGGCCAGAAGCTGGACATCACCGTGTCGGCGATCGGCAAGGCCAAGTCGCTGCGCGGCGGCACGCTGGTGATGATGCCGCTGAACGGCGCGGACGGGCAGATCTACGCGATGGCGCAGGGCAACCTCGCGGTCGGCGGCCTCGGCATCGACGCGGCCGACGGATCGAAGCTCACCGTCAACATCCCCACCTCCGGCCGCATCCCCGGCGGCGCCACGGTGGAGCGCGCGGTGGACGCGGGCTTCGCCTCCTCCCCCACGCTGCTGTTCAACCTCGCCGAGGCGGATCTGACGACCGTCGGCCGCGTGGCGAACGCGATCAACCTGTCGGTGGGCGCCGGCCGCGCCCATGTCGTCGATGCCGTCTCCGTCGCCATCACGGCGCCTGCCGGTGCCGAGAACCGCACCCTGCTGATGGCGCAGATCGAGAATCTGCCGGTCGATCCGGCCGATGCCCCCGCCCGCGTGATCGTCAACGCCCGCACCGGCACCGTCGTCATCAACGGCGCCGTCCGCATCGCCCCCGCCGCCGTCACCCACGGCAAGCTGACCGTGAAGGTGGACGAGAAGCCGACGATCGTTCAGCCCGCCCCCTTCTCCAACGGCCGCACCGCCGTGGAGCCGAACAGCAACATCGCGGTGGAGGAGGAGCGTCGGCCGATGTTCAACTTCCGCCCGGGCGCCAGCCTGGCCGACATCGTCAAGGCGGTGAACGCCATCGGCGCGTCGCCCGCCGATCTGGTCGCCATCCTGGAGGCGCTGAAGCAGGCCGGCGCGATGAAGGCCGATCTGGTGATCCTGTGA
- a CDS encoding rod-binding protein, producing MQKVAKQFEAVFLRQMMGSMRQADLAEGVFDSSATGQFRDMADAKTAESMAETGGFGIAELLMRQYDKAHDDKTRGGNATDGSKVVTTPAVDSGT from the coding sequence ATGCAGAAGGTCGCCAAGCAGTTCGAGGCGGTGTTCCTACGCCAGATGATGGGTTCGATGCGCCAGGCCGATCTGGCCGAGGGCGTGTTCGATTCCAGCGCCACCGGCCAGTTCCGCGACATGGCCGACGCCAAGACGGCGGAGAGCATGGCCGAGACCGGCGGCTTCGGCATCGCCGAACTGCTGATGCGGCAGTACGACAAGGCACATGATGACAAGACGCGCGGGGGAAATGCGACGGACGGGAGTAAAGTCGTAACCACGCCTGCCGTAGACTCGGGCACATGA
- the flgK gene encoding flagellar hook-associated protein FlgK — MTDLLSIGASGISAYRSALSVVGDNVANAETDGYSRRTITLTQSIASFGSDPLSINRATAGGITQGTVVRAWDDFRASESRVSQADAGSAETRTRWLSNIETALDDGETGAGVALTAFYTSAEKLSADPGGTSPRGGFMSALGEAAATIRTSADALSRAAQGISAEAGEATRALDTSLQSLARVNEAMKRAAPGSAAATNLADTRDQLLDDISKKVGIDVSLSPRGAATVTLAGSSDVTLVDGNAAAEVSLRTATDGRLSLSLTLRGELKAVQPTGGTLAGLIDVAATTAGRRADLDAIAQDFAKSVNDFQARGRTPAGTAGANLLVADAGAAGLRLLTDNGSAIAAASTDGVANGNLASLQASREGGAETRLAAIVTAHALVVSSAKSEAAAATTRRDNAFAARDEVGGVDLDREAAELLRYQQAYSGSAKLIQIARETLQDVLNLF; from the coding sequence ATGACCGACCTTCTCAGCATCGGCGCCTCCGGCATCTCGGCCTATCGATCGGCCCTGTCAGTCGTCGGCGACAATGTCGCCAACGCCGAGACGGACGGCTATTCGCGCCGCACGATCACCCTCACCCAGTCGATCGCGTCGTTCGGCTCCGATCCGCTGTCGATCAACCGCGCGACGGCCGGCGGGATCACGCAGGGGACGGTGGTGCGCGCGTGGGACGATTTCCGCGCCAGCGAATCGCGCGTCTCCCAGGCCGATGCCGGCAGCGCCGAGACGCGCACGCGCTGGCTGAGCAACATCGAGACGGCGCTGGACGACGGCGAGACCGGCGCCGGCGTGGCGCTGACCGCCTTCTACACCAGCGCCGAGAAACTGTCCGCCGATCCCGGCGGCACCTCCCCCCGCGGCGGCTTCATGAGCGCACTCGGCGAGGCGGCGGCGACGATCCGCACCAGCGCCGATGCGCTCTCCCGCGCGGCGCAGGGCATCTCCGCCGAAGCCGGCGAGGCGACGCGCGCGCTCGACACCAGCCTCCAGTCGCTCGCCCGCGTCAACGAGGCGATGAAGCGGGCGGCGCCCGGCTCGGCTGCGGCCACCAACCTGGCGGACACGCGCGACCAGCTGCTCGACGACATCTCGAAGAAGGTCGGCATCGACGTGTCGCTCAGTCCGCGCGGCGCGGCCACGGTGACGCTCGCCGGCAGCAGCGACGTGACGCTCGTCGACGGCAACGCCGCCGCCGAGGTCTCGCTGCGCACCGCCACCGACGGCCGCCTGTCGCTCAGCCTCACGCTGCGCGGCGAGCTGAAGGCCGTGCAGCCGACCGGCGGCACCCTGGCCGGGCTGATCGACGTCGCCGCCACCACCGCCGGCCGGCGCGCCGATCTCGATGCCATCGCGCAGGATTTCGCGAAGTCGGTCAACGATTTCCAGGCGCGCGGCCGCACCCCCGCAGGCACCGCCGGCGCGAACCTGCTGGTGGCGGACGCCGGCGCCGCGGGCCTGCGGCTCCTCACCGACAACGGCTCGGCGATCGCCGCTGCCTCCACCGACGGCGTCGCCAACGGCAATCTCGCCAGCCTGCAGGCCAGCCGCGAGGGCGGCGCCGAGACGCGCCTGGCCGCCATCGTCACCGCCCACGCACTCGTCGTCTCCTCGGCCAAGTCGGAGGCTGCCGCCGCCACCACCCGCCGCGACAACGCCTTCGCCGCGCGCGACGAGGTCGGCGGCGTCGATCTGGATCGCGAGGCGGCGGAGCTGCTGCGCTACCAGCAGGCCTATTCCGGATCGGCCAAGCTGATCCAGATCGCCCGCGAGACGTTGCAAGACGTCCTCAACCTGTTCTGA
- a CDS encoding flagellin has protein sequence MIGATRFRLTAEINRQSRLASDIARAQSDISSEKRLRTASDDPSASARVADIRRKQANETAWASNVDTAAAVATNADTTLKLVSTGLDRARELVLAGSSAGASANDRASYAAELRGIVGDLAGYSAQTDSRGLPIFPDDTPLAIPIGRGISVAATVSRADAFGNVATADGTRDLASILTAAADAIAAPDGAARTAALATSVRDIAAATSHVADIHADQGRRAAQLDTARDRLADSAVTLEDERGALEGTDITATVARLQAKLTTLEAAQAAFARISKQTLFDVLG, from the coding sequence ATGATCGGCGCCACCCGCTTCCGCCTCACCGCGGAGATCAACCGCCAGAGCAGGCTCGCCAGCGACATCGCGCGGGCGCAGAGCGACATTTCCAGCGAGAAGCGCCTCCGCACCGCCTCCGACGATCCGAGCGCGTCCGCCCGCGTCGCCGACATCCGCCGCAAGCAGGCGAACGAGACGGCCTGGGCATCGAACGTGGACACCGCCGCCGCCGTCGCGACCAACGCCGATACCACGCTGAAGCTGGTTTCCACCGGCCTCGATCGCGCGCGCGAGCTGGTGCTCGCCGGCAGCTCGGCCGGCGCCAGCGCCAACGATCGCGCCTCCTACGCGGCCGAACTGCGCGGCATCGTCGGCGATCTGGCCGGCTATTCGGCGCAGACCGACTCGCGCGGCCTGCCCATCTTCCCGGACGATACGCCGCTCGCGATCCCGATCGGACGCGGCATATCGGTGGCGGCCACCGTCTCCCGCGCGGATGCGTTCGGCAACGTCGCCACCGCCGATGGCACGCGCGACCTCGCCTCGATCCTCACCGCCGCCGCCGATGCCATCGCCGCACCGGACGGCGCCGCCCGCACCGCCGCCCTCGCCACGTCGGTGCGGGACATCGCGGCGGCCACCAGCCACGTCGCCGATATCCATGCCGATCAGGGCCGCCGCGCCGCCCAGCTCGATACCGCGCGCGATCGCCTGGCCGATTCGGCGGTGACGCTGGAGGACGAGCGCGGCGCGCTGGAAGGCACCGACATCACCGCGACTGTCGCCCGCCTCCAAGCCAAGCTGACGACCCTGGAAGCCGCCCAGGCCGCCTTCGCCCGCATCAGCAAGCAGACCCTGTTCGACGTTCTGGGCTGA